A genomic window from Rhizobiaceae bacterium includes:
- a CDS encoding MFS transporter translates to MSTIAFTVCFAAWTIFAIIGISIRQELGLNETQFGLLVGTPILTGSLIRVALGIWTDRYGGRLIFTATMLASAAATFLLSYAQTYPQMLLAALGVGIAGGSFAVGVAYVSRWYPPERQGTALGIFGAGNVGAAVTKFLAPFVLVAFGWETVAQVWAAGLALMAVVFWLTTEDDPVLVERRRLGIKPKSAWLELEPLKNVQIWRFALYYFFVFGAFVALSLWLPQYLIGVYGLNIKTAGMIAAFFSVPASLFRAYGGHLSDTYGARRVLYWTFLVSIAATFLLSYPPTDYIVHGANGTASFHIEMGLVGFTVIVFVLGFFMALGKAAVYKHIPVYYPDHVGSVGGLVGMIGGLGGFVLPILFGLLLDLTGLWTSCFMALFVLVSCSLIWMHVSIRQMERGVTGDALAKLPPFPEMQGMPKPVLAPRSGKTVITDWRPEDTTFWQQTGRAIARRNLWLSIPALLLSFAIWQVWSVVVAKLPLVGFAFTTDQLFWLAALPGISGAVLRVFYSFMVPIFGGRLWTTLTTWSLIIPAIGIGYAVQNPDTPYVVLLILALLCGFGGGNFASSMANISFFYPKAEKGNALALNAGLGNLGVSVVQFVVPLAITVGLFGWLGGDPAMVDGSTGPAPLWLQNAGFFFVPFIALSAFASWFGMNDIASAKASFAEQAVIFERRHNWIMCWLYTGTFGSFIGYSAGFPLLANMLFPDVNALQFAFLGPLVGALSRSGSGWLADKYGGARVTFWVFILMMAGVTAVLWFISIKDQPGAFWGFLSAFLLLFFATGVGNASTFQMIPAISAKEIDRLMPEVDAETRRRQAEKEAAAITGFTSAIAAFGAFFIPKGFGTSIAVTGGVEAALWSFMAFYVSCLAITWAVYTRKNGLLYDIERAKPNVSAHPAAAE, encoded by the coding sequence ATGAGTACGATCGCCTTCACGGTGTGTTTCGCCGCGTGGACGATCTTCGCCATCATCGGCATCAGCATCCGGCAGGAGTTGGGCCTGAACGAGACGCAGTTCGGCCTGCTCGTCGGCACGCCGATCTTGACAGGATCGCTCATCCGAGTGGCTCTTGGCATTTGGACCGATCGCTATGGTGGCAGGCTCATCTTCACCGCGACGATGCTTGCCTCCGCCGCTGCGACCTTCCTGCTCTCTTACGCCCAAACCTATCCCCAAATGCTGCTGGCGGCGCTCGGAGTTGGCATCGCCGGAGGTTCCTTCGCGGTCGGTGTTGCTTATGTGTCGCGCTGGTATCCACCGGAAAGGCAGGGTACCGCACTCGGCATCTTTGGCGCGGGCAATGTCGGCGCCGCGGTCACCAAATTCCTTGCGCCGTTTGTGTTGGTCGCGTTCGGTTGGGAGACGGTCGCGCAAGTGTGGGCCGCGGGCTTGGCCCTCATGGCTGTCGTGTTCTGGTTGACGACCGAGGACGATCCGGTTCTCGTCGAACGCCGGCGTCTGGGGATCAAGCCGAAAAGCGCATGGCTTGAACTCGAGCCCCTGAAGAATGTTCAGATCTGGCGCTTCGCACTCTACTATTTCTTCGTTTTCGGGGCGTTCGTCGCTCTTTCATTGTGGCTGCCGCAATATTTGATCGGTGTGTATGGACTGAACATCAAGACAGCCGGCATGATCGCGGCCTTCTTCTCTGTGCCAGCCAGCCTCTTCCGCGCTTATGGGGGCCATCTTTCCGACACCTACGGTGCGCGACGGGTTCTATATTGGACTTTCCTGGTCTCGATCGCGGCGACCTTCCTGCTTTCCTATCCGCCGACTGACTACATCGTGCACGGCGCCAATGGCACGGCCTCGTTCCATATCGAGATGGGCCTTGTCGGCTTCACCGTCATCGTCTTCGTGCTCGGCTTCTTCATGGCGCTCGGAAAGGCGGCTGTCTACAAGCACATCCCGGTCTACTATCCCGACCACGTTGGCTCCGTCGGCGGCCTGGTGGGCATGATCGGCGGCCTCGGCGGCTTCGTCCTGCCGATCCTGTTCGGTCTGCTGCTGGATCTGACAGGTCTTTGGACGAGCTGCTTCATGGCGCTGTTCGTCCTCGTGAGCTGCTCGCTGATCTGGATGCATGTCTCCATTCGCCAGATGGAGCGCGGCGTGACAGGCGACGCCTTGGCCAAGCTGCCACCATTCCCGGAAATGCAGGGCATGCCGAAGCCGGTCCTCGCGCCACGTTCGGGCAAGACCGTCATTACCGACTGGCGTCCAGAGGATACGACATTCTGGCAGCAGACGGGACGCGCCATCGCCCGCCGTAATCTTTGGCTTTCGATCCCGGCGCTGCTGCTTTCCTTCGCCATATGGCAGGTCTGGTCCGTCGTCGTCGCCAAACTGCCGCTTGTCGGGTTTGCCTTTACAACCGACCAGCTCTTCTGGCTGGCGGCATTGCCCGGCATTTCGGGCGCGGTGCTGCGTGTATTCTACTCGTTCATGGTGCCGATCTTCGGCGGCCGGCTGTGGACGACCCTGACGACGTGGTCGCTGATTATTCCGGCGATCGGCATCGGTTACGCGGTGCAGAATCCGGATACGCCCTACGTCGTTCTGCTCATCCTTGCGCTGCTCTGCGGCTTCGGCGGCGGCAACTTCGCCTCCTCCATGGCCAATATCTCCTTCTTCTATCCCAAAGCCGAGAAGGGCAACGCCCTTGCACTCAATGCCGGCCTCGGCAATCTCGGTGTCAGCGTCGTCCAGTTTGTTGTGCCGCTCGCGATCACCGTCGGTCTGTTCGGCTGGCTTGGCGGCGACCCCGCGATGGTAGACGGTTCCACGGGTCCGGCGCCGCTCTGGCTGCAGAACGCCGGCTTCTTCTTTGTGCCCTTCATTGCGCTGTCGGCCTTCGCCTCCTGGTTCGGCATGAACGACATCGCCTCCGCGAAGGCATCGTTCGCCGAGCAGGCCGTCATCTTCGAGCGCAGGCACAATTGGATCATGTGCTGGCTATACACTGGCACCTTCGGCTCCTTTATCGGCTACTCCGCAGGCTTCCCACTGCTGGCAAACATGCTGTTCCCGGATGTCAATGCGCTGCAGTTCGCCTTCCTGGGGCCGCTCGTGGGCGCCCTCTCGCGGTCCGGCTCGGGCTGGCTTGCCGACAAATATGGGGGCGCGCGTGTTACATTCTGGGTCTTCATCCTGATGATGGCGGGCGTCACCGCAGTACTGTGGTTCATAAGCATCAAGGATCAGCCCGGCGCATTCTGGGGCTTCCTTTCCGCTTTCCTGCTTCTGTTCTTCGCCACCGGCGTCGGCAACGCCTCCACTTTCCAGATGATCCCGGCGATCAGCGCGAAGGAGATCGATCGGCTTATGCCCGAGGTCGACGCTGAAACGCGCAGACGGCAAGCGGAAAAGGAAGCCGCTGCGATTACCGGATTCACGTCGGCGATTGCTGCTTTCGGTGCCTTCTTCATCCCGAAAGGCTTCGGCACCTCGATCGCGGTCACGGGCGGTGTAGAGGCAGCGCTGTGGAGCTTCATGGCTTTCTATGTCAGCTGCCTCGCTATCACCTGGGCCGTCTACACGCGCAAGAATGGTCTGCTTTACGACATTGAACGCGCGAAACCCAACGTCTCGGCCCATCCGGCGGCTGCCGAGTAG
- a CDS encoding helix-turn-helix domain-containing protein, producing MADATLDSLPIFRALTASKREDLLRNALRHSVAAGTILFEQGEKPNFQLVILCGSVQLFGQSAEGREVLIEAMRAPDLVIPAAVLAGAPYLMQARVPEPSTFLLIHAGVFREAVATDPMLAHAVIGSLSQQFRRMVRQIKNLKLRSSTQRVGCYLLSLSARQGTLDNVVLPYEKNLIASELGITRESFSRALSRLERSGIKVEGQRIAIVNRLQLATECAPDPLIDGTDDFGVGD from the coding sequence GTGGCGGACGCGACGTTGGACAGCTTGCCGATATTTCGAGCGTTGACCGCATCGAAACGGGAGGATTTGCTCCGAAACGCGCTCCGGCACAGCGTTGCAGCAGGTACGATACTGTTCGAGCAGGGTGAGAAGCCAAACTTCCAACTCGTCATACTATGCGGATCGGTTCAACTTTTCGGTCAGTCTGCCGAAGGGCGCGAGGTTCTGATCGAAGCCATGCGGGCACCAGATCTCGTGATTCCGGCCGCTGTCCTTGCCGGAGCACCCTATCTCATGCAGGCGCGGGTACCCGAGCCGTCAACGTTCCTGCTGATCCATGCCGGGGTTTTCCGAGAGGCGGTTGCGACAGACCCCATGCTGGCGCACGCAGTGATCGGCAGCCTGTCCCAGCAATTCCGGCGCATGGTCCGACAGATCAAGAACCTCAAGCTGAGATCGTCAACCCAGCGTGTGGGTTGCTACCTTCTGTCCCTGTCCGCACGCCAGGGTACGCTAGACAACGTCGTCCTGCCCTACGAAAAGAACCTCATCGCCTCCGAACTAGGCATTACGCGGGAGTCGTTTTCGCGCGCCTTATCACGCCTTGAACGCTCGGGTATAAAGGTCGAGGGCCAAAGGATTGCCATAGTAAATCGCTTGCAATTGGCTACCGAATGCGCTCCCGATCCTCTTATCGACGGTACGGATGATTTCGGCGTCGGAGACTGA
- a CDS encoding formylglycine-generating enzyme family protein — MKLKTPSLLALTAAVGLAAALGLGGRGADPTASVGPIATIAIAPGSFTFRLPGEYLRSNRPVDAPLRKMDVRAGFEIMKYQVSAADYARCVADGACPAAEGRASMPETMPVTGVNYRDATAYAVWLSEATGESWRLPTDAEWAFAAAERFPDEALGLPDDGTNPATRWLARYRNEAGKAAPDPEPKPLGFFGVNSKGLADVAGNVWDWTTTCYAHASLNADGSIAESTENCGVRVVGGRHRGYMSYFIRDGKSGGCAAGMAPHNLGIRLVRDKPSPIARLRSLLNWTAS, encoded by the coding sequence ATGAAACTCAAGACCCCTTCATTGCTTGCCCTGACCGCGGCGGTCGGACTTGCGGCCGCCCTCGGGCTAGGCGGTCGCGGGGCAGACCCGACCGCGAGCGTCGGGCCGATCGCTACGATCGCCATCGCGCCGGGCTCGTTCACTTTCAGGCTACCCGGCGAATATCTTCGGTCAAACCGGCCCGTCGACGCGCCGCTACGCAAGATGGATGTCCGGGCTGGCTTCGAGATCATGAAGTATCAGGTCAGCGCCGCCGACTATGCGCGCTGCGTGGCGGACGGTGCCTGCCCAGCCGCAGAGGGCCGTGCGTCGATGCCGGAGACAATGCCGGTGACCGGCGTCAACTATCGTGACGCCACCGCCTATGCAGTCTGGCTATCTGAGGCGACAGGGGAAAGCTGGCGCCTTCCGACCGACGCTGAATGGGCTTTTGCCGCGGCCGAACGATTCCCCGACGAAGCGCTTGGACTGCCAGATGACGGCACCAACCCCGCCACGCGTTGGCTCGCTCGCTACCGCAACGAGGCAGGCAAGGCGGCGCCGGATCCCGAGCCGAAACCGCTTGGATTTTTCGGCGTTAACAGCAAGGGACTTGCCGACGTCGCAGGCAATGTTTGGGACTGGACAACGACCTGCTATGCGCATGCCAGCCTCAATGCCGATGGCAGTATCGCCGAAAGCACAGAGAACTGCGGTGTGCGCGTGGTCGGTGGGCGGCATCGGGGCTACATGTCCTACTTCATCCGCGACGGCAAAAGCGGCGGTTGCGCGGCAGGCATGGCACCACATAATCTCGGCATCCGGTTGGTTCGCGACAAGCCTTCGCCGATCGCCCGACTGAGGAGCCTGCTGAACTGGACGGCAAGCTGA
- the nirK gene encoding copper-containing nitrite reductase, with amino-acid sequence MFTRREALFGVAGAAVIATLPVGLAMAQAADVAALPREKVALVTPPFVHAHEQVATGGPKVVEFQLIVKEQPIVIDGDGTTLQAMTYNGSIPGPMMVVHENDYVELTLINPETNEMPHNVDFHAATGALGGAALTNVNPGEQAVLRFKATRTGTFVYHCAPAGMIPWHVVSGMSGTIMVLPRDGLKDHTGQPLTYDTVFYVGESDFYVPRDENGNFKNFETLGDSYDETLKVMRGLIPTHVVFNGKVGALTGDNALKAKVGEKVLIVHSQANRDTRPHLIGGHGDFVWEQGKFANAPDRDLETWFVRGGSAGAAFYTFRQPGVYAYVNHNLIEAAELGATAHIVVDGDWNDDLMTQVVAPGPIPTN; translated from the coding sequence ATGTTTACGCGACGCGAAGCACTGTTTGGCGTGGCCGGCGCGGCGGTGATTGCGACGCTGCCCGTCGGACTCGCTATGGCCCAAGCCGCAGATGTCGCAGCCCTGCCGCGCGAGAAGGTCGCGCTGGTCACCCCGCCCTTCGTCCATGCGCATGAGCAGGTCGCCACAGGCGGCCCGAAGGTCGTCGAGTTCCAGCTCATCGTGAAGGAGCAGCCGATCGTCATCGACGGCGACGGCACCACTCTGCAGGCGATGACCTATAATGGCTCGATCCCGGGGCCGATGATGGTTGTTCATGAAAACGACTATGTCGAACTGACGCTCATCAATCCTGAGACGAACGAGATGCCGCACAACGTTGATTTCCACGCGGCAACCGGTGCGCTGGGGGGTGCCGCCCTTACAAACGTCAACCCCGGCGAGCAGGCCGTCTTGCGCTTCAAGGCGACGCGCACCGGCACGTTTGTCTACCACTGCGCGCCTGCTGGTATGATCCCCTGGCACGTCGTGTCGGGTATGAGCGGAACGATCATGGTGCTGCCGCGCGACGGACTGAAGGATCATACGGGGCAACCGCTCACCTACGATACAGTCTTCTATGTCGGCGAGAGCGACTTCTACGTACCCCGCGACGAGAACGGGAATTTCAAGAACTTCGAGACACTCGGCGACAGCTATGACGAAACACTGAAGGTCATGCGAGGCTTGATACCGACGCACGTCGTGTTCAACGGCAAGGTCGGCGCGCTTACCGGCGACAACGCCCTCAAGGCCAAGGTGGGCGAGAAGGTGCTGATCGTTCATTCCCAGGCAAACCGCGACACGCGGCCCCACCTCATCGGCGGTCACGGCGACTTTGTCTGGGAGCAGGGCAAGTTCGCCAACGCACCTGACCGCGATCTCGAGACTTGGTTCGTGCGCGGCGGCTCGGCGGGAGCGGCGTTCTATACGTTCCGCCAGCCCGGCGTCTACGCCTATGTCAACCACAACCTGATCGAGGCTGCCGAGCTCGGCGCCACGGCACACATCGTGGTCGATGGAGACTGGAACGACGATCTGATGACTCAGGTCGTGGCGCCTGGTCCCATCCCGACCAATTGA
- a CDS encoding NnrS family protein — protein MAIARTRPGNYPALLSYGFRPFFLLGSLYAGLTVLFWLPLFYGRLETASIFMPIDWHIHEMLFGYLAAIVTGFLLTAIPNWTGRLPVQGMPLLALVLLWLAGRIAVFFSAETGWLAAAAIDCSFLAAVALAAATEIAAGRNWRNLKVLVPVSVLLAANVLFHAEAHFAGISDISRRLGIGAAITLIMIIGGRIIPSFTRNWLVRQNPGRLPIPFGRFDTAAIMLSVAALAAWTFLPERIETGAALLAAALFNLLRLLRWAGHRTMRDPLVLVLHAAYVFVPAGLVLAGLAIIVPDSVPTAAAIHAFGVGAIGCMTLAVMTRATLGHTGRELRADAGTCLVYTAIVLAALLRIAAAFAPTEAGLLYGSAGLWVGAFLGYSVLFGGMLVRPKLRARQPNVAPS, from the coding sequence ATGGCAATAGCGCGCACCAGGCCGGGCAACTATCCGGCGCTTCTATCCTATGGCTTTCGACCGTTCTTCCTGTTGGGTTCGCTTTACGCCGGCTTGACGGTTCTGTTCTGGCTGCCGCTATTCTACGGCAGGCTTGAGACCGCAAGCATCTTCATGCCGATAGACTGGCACATCCATGAGATGCTGTTCGGCTATCTCGCGGCAATCGTAACAGGCTTCCTCCTGACCGCAATACCGAACTGGACGGGTCGGCTGCCCGTGCAGGGCATGCCGCTCCTTGCCTTGGTTCTCCTATGGCTTGCAGGACGGATCGCCGTCTTCTTCTCTGCAGAGACCGGCTGGCTCGCCGCCGCGGCGATCGATTGCTCGTTTCTGGCGGCGGTCGCTCTGGCGGCCGCGACCGAAATTGCGGCCGGCCGCAACTGGCGAAACCTCAAAGTGCTTGTTCCGGTGTCCGTGCTCCTCGCAGCCAACGTCCTGTTCCATGCCGAAGCACACTTTGCCGGGATTTCCGACATCAGCCGCCGGCTCGGTATCGGCGCGGCGATCACTCTTATCATGATTATTGGAGGACGGATCATTCCGAGCTTCACTCGCAACTGGCTAGTCCGGCAAAATCCGGGCCGGCTCCCGATTCCCTTCGGCCGGTTCGACACCGCGGCAATCATGCTTTCCGTCGCGGCGCTGGCGGCCTGGACGTTTCTGCCCGAGCGGATTGAAACGGGCGCGGCACTACTTGCCGCTGCACTATTCAATCTCCTCCGACTACTACGCTGGGCCGGCCACCGCACGATGCGCGATCCGCTCGTCCTTGTCTTGCATGCCGCCTATGTGTTCGTGCCTGCCGGGCTGGTGCTCGCCGGTCTTGCGATTATCGTTCCGGACAGCGTTCCGACCGCAGCCGCAATTCATGCCTTCGGTGTCGGTGCTATCGGATGCATGACGCTCGCCGTCATGACGCGCGCCACACTAGGCCACACGGGACGGGAATTGCGGGCAGATGCGGGCACCTGTCTAGTCTACACTGCAATTGTGCTGGCCGCGCTGCTGCGCATAGCGGCAGCCTTTGCGCCCACGGAAGCAGGCCTGCTGTATGGATCGGCCGGCCTGTGGGTGGGCGCATTCCTCGGATATAGCGTCCTGTTCGGCGGCATGCTGGTGCGCCCCAAACTTCGTGCGCGGCAGCCAAACGTCGCGCCTTCCTGA
- a CDS encoding pseudoazurin produces the protein MRHKIAIATAFACLLLAGAAQAADHQVQMLNKGDKGAMVFQPDFIVAAPGDTITFVPTDKSHDAESIKGMLPDGAEPFKGKMNEQITVTFDKEGVYGVKCTPHYGMGMVALVVVGKPVNLDQAKAVKQTGKAKKLFEQLFAAVPTN, from the coding sequence ATGAGACACAAAATCGCCATCGCGACCGCGTTCGCCTGTCTTTTGCTGGCCGGCGCCGCCCAGGCCGCCGACCATCAGGTCCAGATGCTCAACAAAGGCGATAAAGGCGCAATGGTGTTCCAGCCCGACTTCATCGTTGCCGCGCCCGGCGACACCATCACCTTCGTCCCGACTGACAAGTCGCACGACGCCGAAAGCATCAAGGGGATGCTCCCCGACGGGGCCGAACCCTTCAAGGGCAAGATGAATGAACAGATCACCGTGACCTTCGACAAGGAGGGAGTCTACGGCGTCAAATGCACGCCACACTACGGTATGGGCATGGTCGCGCTCGTCGTCGTCGGTAAGCCGGTGAATCTCGACCAGGCCAAGGCCGTCAAGCAGACAGGAAAGGCCAAGAAGTTGTTCGAGCAGTTGTTCGCTGCAGTTCCCACGAATTGA
- a CDS encoding Crp/Fnr family transcriptional regulator, whose amino-acid sequence MSRLDRSLISGLAPFQGLDAVDLDRMIGQARSLRIAKDEAVFEQEGEAHSFFLLLDGHVRVVKTTPDGQQVIVRYISPGELMGIAHALGRTTYPASAIAAVDCVVLAWPGRLWPEFAAAFPDFGANTYRTIGGRLQDAHTRVIEMSTEQVDRRVAHALLKLVNQTGRKTDEGILIDFPISRQDIAEMTGTTLHTVSRLLTAWEEQGLVKSGRQKVTVTEPHRLLMLADGRTSKI is encoded by the coding sequence TTGAGCCGTCTCGACCGCTCGCTGATTTCCGGGCTTGCGCCATTTCAGGGCCTGGACGCGGTTGATCTCGACCGCATGATCGGGCAGGCCCGTTCGCTCCGCATTGCCAAGGACGAAGCTGTCTTCGAGCAGGAAGGAGAAGCGCATTCATTCTTCCTCCTCCTCGACGGGCATGTGCGGGTGGTGAAGACCACGCCCGACGGCCAGCAGGTGATCGTGCGCTACATCAGCCCGGGCGAGTTGATGGGAATCGCTCACGCACTTGGTCGCACGACCTATCCGGCGAGCGCCATCGCTGCCGTCGACTGTGTTGTACTTGCCTGGCCGGGTCGGCTTTGGCCTGAATTCGCCGCAGCATTCCCTGATTTTGGCGCCAACACCTACAGAACGATCGGCGGCAGATTGCAGGATGCGCATACGCGCGTCATCGAAATGTCGACGGAGCAGGTAGACCGGCGCGTCGCCCACGCCCTCCTCAAACTTGTCAATCAAACGGGCAGGAAGACGGACGAAGGCATTCTTATCGATTTCCCGATCTCTCGCCAGGATATCGCCGAGATGACGGGAACGACATTGCACACGGTTAGCCGGCTCCTTACCGCGTGGGAGGAACAGGGTCTGGTCAAAAGCGGACGTCAGAAGGTAACCGTGACCGAGCCGCATCGACTGCTCATGCTCGCGGATGGACGCACGTCCAAGATCTAG
- a CDS encoding DUF1858 domain-containing protein, whose protein sequence is MRISAVRQRLHDDMTMDAMMREWPATIRVVLDHGLLCVGCPVAPFHTIADATREHDLDRASLARDLKRAIAEEDTGTG, encoded by the coding sequence ATGCGGATATCGGCTGTGAGACAGAGATTGCACGACGACATGACGATGGATGCAATGATGCGAGAATGGCCGGCCACCATCCGTGTCGTCCTCGACCATGGTTTGCTGTGCGTCGGCTGCCCCGTCGCCCCGTTTCACACCATCGCCGATGCCACGAGAGAACACGATTTGGATCGAGCCTCGCTCGCTCGCGACCTGAAGAGAGCAATCGCAGAAGAGGACACGGGCACCGGCTAG
- a CDS encoding Rrf2 family transcriptional regulator — protein sequence MRLTSFSDYALRMLMYAATAGDRLITIEEAARAFSVSKTHLNKVTNTLTRGGYLKAVRGRSGGLMLGRRPEMIRIGDVIRMTEPDFALVECFATGNQCILTNSCKLSGMLGEAMASFHETLDRYTLADITLTPEDFFPAPLPPRRASASRLLE from the coding sequence ATGCGGCTGACGAGTTTTTCCGACTACGCGTTGCGGATGCTGATGTACGCTGCGACGGCGGGGGATCGGCTGATTACCATCGAGGAGGCGGCGCGCGCCTTCAGCGTGTCGAAGACGCATCTGAACAAAGTCACCAACACGCTTACGCGTGGTGGATACCTCAAGGCTGTGCGCGGCCGGTCCGGAGGACTGATGCTCGGCCGCCGGCCGGAAATGATTCGCATCGGTGACGTAATCCGAATGACGGAGCCGGATTTCGCGCTGGTCGAGTGCTTCGCGACCGGAAATCAGTGCATCCTGACGAACTCCTGCAAGCTGTCCGGCATGCTCGGCGAGGCTATGGCCTCCTTCCATGAAACGCTCGATCGCTACACGCTGGCAGACATCACGCTGACGCCCGAGGATTTCTTCCCCGCACCGCTTCCGCCAAGGCGCGCAAGCGCGTCACGGCTTTTAGAATGA
- a CDS encoding group III truncated hemoglobin has protein sequence MSKQSADRKTIIVDGVPLPEILDERMIHDVVHGFYEEIRNDDLLGPIFNGAIKPEAWPRHLGKMCDFWSSTLLRTGRYDGRPLPPHLAIPGLGESHFRRWLMLFRVTVDRLCPPDVAALFMDRALRIAHSFRLAVAFSRGEDTLAIQPILKESL, from the coding sequence ATGAGCAAACAATCAGCTGACAGGAAAACGATCATCGTCGACGGCGTCCCGTTGCCGGAAATCCTGGACGAACGGATGATCCACGACGTGGTCCATGGCTTCTATGAGGAGATTCGCAACGACGATCTTCTGGGGCCGATCTTCAATGGCGCGATCAAGCCGGAGGCGTGGCCGCGTCATCTTGGAAAGATGTGCGATTTCTGGTCGTCGACGCTGCTGCGTACGGGACGCTATGACGGCCGGCCGTTGCCCCCGCATCTGGCCATTCCCGGTTTGGGGGAATCGCATTTCCGCCGTTGGCTGATGCTCTTCCGCGTCACGGTTGACAGGCTCTGCCCACCGGATGTCGCGGCTCTCTTCATGGATCGCGCGCTGCGTATCGCCCATTCCTTCCGCCTGGCGGTCGCGTTCAGCCGGGGCGAGGACACCCTCGCGATCCAGCCCATCCTCAAGGAAAGCCTCTGA
- a CDS encoding metal-sulfur cluster assembly factor, with amino-acid sequence MSDKPRESLAESVRQSLRMVIDPELGENVVDLGLIYEVSVVEVGVVHVEMTTTTAGCPAAAYLRDAVGSAAGIVEGIERVEVGLTYDPPWTPEMMNADARAHLGFGRKAAGR; translated from the coding sequence ATGAGCGACAAGCCAAGAGAATCTCTGGCGGAGAGCGTTCGCCAGTCGCTCCGCATGGTGATCGATCCGGAGCTTGGCGAAAACGTCGTCGACCTCGGCCTAATCTACGAGGTGTCAGTCGTCGAAGTCGGGGTGGTGCATGTGGAGATGACGACCACCACAGCCGGGTGTCCCGCAGCGGCCTATCTCAGGGACGCCGTGGGGTCCGCCGCCGGGATCGTCGAAGGGATAGAGCGTGTGGAAGTCGGGCTGACATATGACCCGCCGTGGACGCCCGAAATGATGAATGCGGATGCGAGGGCGCATCTGGGGTTTGGGAGAAAGGCGGCGGGCAGATGA
- a CDS encoding DUF2249 domain-containing protein — protein sequence MTIPHRDLDVRPILRDGGEPFSAIMEAVAELAPGQSLRLLASFKPIPLFQVLGAHGFEPVSREIGGGDWEVVFTPAAAPAPVVETSDSVDHGLGDDWQVPAREIDCRDLDPPEPMVKTLEGVEALAAGETLSALLPREPLFLFEELKARGHEWRGGFEPEGHYRIVIRAGSRGEK from the coding sequence ATGACCATTCCCCACCGCGACCTCGACGTAAGGCCGATCCTGCGCGACGGCGGAGAACCGTTCAGCGCCATCATGGAAGCCGTGGCGGAACTGGCGCCCGGGCAGAGCCTGCGGTTGCTTGCGAGCTTCAAGCCGATTCCCCTGTTTCAGGTGCTTGGCGCACACGGTTTCGAACCGGTCTCTCGTGAGATCGGCGGCGGTGATTGGGAAGTCGTCTTCACGCCAGCCGCCGCGCCTGCGCCGGTTGTCGAAACCTCAGACTCGGTCGATCACGGGCTTGGCGATGATTGGCAGGTTCCCGCCCGGGAGATTGATTGCCGTGATCTCGATCCGCCTGAGCCCATGGTGAAGACGCTTGAGGGCGTCGAGGCTCTTGCCGCCGGGGAGACGCTTTCGGCGCTGTTGCCGCGCGAGCCCCTGTTCCTTTTCGAAGAACTGAAAGCAAGGGGACACGAATGGCGCGGAGGCTTCGAGCCGGAGGGGCACTATCGCATCGTCATCCGCGCCGGCTCGCGAGGGGAAAAGTAG
- a CDS encoding iron transporter, protein MNRLSIPFVSTLAVLAGISGASALEYPIGEPQLMNGMEIAAVYLQPIEMEPAHIMRPAADSDIHLEADIHATQDNVNGFAEGDWIPNLAIEYTLTKLDDNEQTGGVFMPMVASDGPHYGDNVKLMGAGKYRLVYKIASGAPGAASHFGRHVDKETGVGAWPEAFTVQYEFTYAGTGKKGAY, encoded by the coding sequence ATGAACCGTCTATCGATTCCGTTCGTATCAACCCTAGCCGTGCTTGCGGGAATCTCCGGGGCGTCTGCGCTGGAATATCCCATCGGCGAGCCTCAACTGATGAACGGGATGGAGATAGCCGCTGTCTATCTGCAGCCGATCGAGATGGAGCCCGCCCATATTATGAGACCCGCAGCGGATTCGGACATCCATCTGGAGGCCGACATCCACGCCACGCAGGACAATGTCAACGGCTTTGCCGAAGGCGACTGGATTCCCAATCTCGCCATTGAATACACGTTGACCAAACTCGACGATAACGAGCAGACAGGTGGCGTCTTCATGCCGATGGTCGCCAGTGACGGCCCTCATTACGGCGACAATGTAAAACTGATGGGCGCCGGAAAGTACCGGCTCGTCTACAAGATCGCGTCGGGGGCGCCCGGCGCGGCATCGCATTTCGGCCGGCACGTCGACAAGGAGACGGGCGTAGGCGCATGGCCCGAAGCATTCACCGTCCAATACGAGTTCACCTATGCCGGGACCGGCAAAAAGGGCGCCTACTAA